From Hippoglossus hippoglossus isolate fHipHip1 chromosome 14, fHipHip1.pri, whole genome shotgun sequence:
CCTCCAGCACGAGACCCAGGAGCTGGCGTCGAAGCGGGTTGACATCCAGAACAAGCGCTTCTATCTGGACGTGAAGCAGAACGCGAAGGGCCGCTTCTTGAAGATAGCAGAAGTCGGGGCCGGTGGAAACAAGAGCCGCCTCACTCTCTCCATGTCCGTGGCGGTCGAGTTCCGTGACTACTTGGGGGACTTCATCGAACACTATGCCCAGCTGGGTCCCAGCAACCCGGGCTTGGTCCAAGACGAGCCCCGGCGAGCGCTGAAGAGCGAGTTCTTGGTGCGGGAGAATCGGAAATACTACATGGATCTGAAAGAGAACCAGAGGGGACGGTTCCTGAGGATTCGGCAGACCGTTAACCGGGGGCCCGGTTTGGGATCCACGCAAGGCCAGACCATCGCTCTCCCTGCCCAGGGACTTATTGAGTTTCGTGACGCTTTGGCTAAACTTATTGACGATTACGGTGTAGAGGACGAACCTGCGGAGTTGCCCGAAGGGTCGTCATTGACTGTGGACAACAAGCGGTTCTTCTTCGACGTCGGATCCAATAAGTATGGTGTGTTCATGAGGGTAAGCGAGGTGAAGCCCACGTACCGCAACTCGATCACGGTGCCCTACAAAGTGTGGTCCAAATTTGGGAATACTTTCAGTAAATATGCCGATGAGATGAAGAAGATCCAGGAGAAACAGCGGGAGAAAAGGGCAAGCGAGCTGCAGCAACAAGAGGAGATGCAGGCGGACGATGGAGACGAGGATTGATATAGAGagcaacagaagaagaaaagatgcaagagtaatgaaaaataacaagagAAATATAATTAAGAACTCTACTgtataaagaaagaaatctaAAGATTTAACTGTAATGGTTTAACTCCAAGGGAGCATCACCCACAATATAAGAAACCTCCACAACCTGACAGTTATGACATGTTGTCACTCATCGCTGGATGTTACCCCACTTATCCACCATTAATACAGTTAACAGGCTGCTAAACAAAGTAATAACATTATATTTGAACATTGTTTCCTACTTGACAAACAATATTGAACTGAGTGTTTATTTCCCTTATTAACAGAACTTTTGTACCGTTAAagttattgtaaaaaaaaaaaaagtgtttgcaATGTTCAAATGGAATTATTGCCTAGTTCCGATGAAAAAAGTTTCCTTTTCATGTGAGCTAATGACTTCAGCACAAATCAGACGTTTTAATTTTTGAACCAAATTTCAAAAAAGACTTTGTAAAAGGTTGTCACATGCCATCCTATTAACCTTTACCTGTGAGTAGAGATGTGTTTACACATGAATCATACGAGGGCTAGGCCTGCTTCGGAAACTGGTTAGATGTATGTATTAAAAGGAATATGTAGgcattttcattaaatgaaataaGTGCTCTATTTGTTGTGCAATATGCATTgcataaaaatctaaaatatattGAACTGGTCAATGGTTCCAGATATGATGACATTTGCCAGAGGCAttcaaagaaatattaatattgtaatttttgttTCAGTTGAAATTGTTGCCATGCAGATGGGTATATTATAGACTACCTTTGTGTCTCGTTGTCAATGCAATGTATTCATTTTAAAGGtactaaatgtgtatttgatAGAGGAAGTGCAGTGACAACATGTAGCAAATGGCCCGAGTTGCAGATAATAAGACAAACACCCCATTCATGCTGTGTTGATTGGTTTCGTGGTCTGGAGAAAAAAGGCTAAATTTCCGCAGCGCGTCATTGGTTAGTAAGTCcgaaacaaacattttgtgatgtTGTTCAGTCATAAAAGTCTATATGGTGCCAAGGAGTGCTGTTGCTGCATGTTAATCTGCACTAAAATAGATTTCGTTGGTCTCCCAAAATATTGGCTCAAGGACCCTTCTAATTGTATCTTTATCTGCCTATATTGTACGAATCTTGAGTTCGAGTGCTGGGTGATTCCCTCCAAAGGCTTGGTGTAGTTGTAGTGGAAGTTTTTTCGAGGAGTGATCTCGCAAACTGTTATTACAATATCACCATCACACTATGAGGAGGGACATTGAGAAGAACACCTGGATAAGCCAACGCCTGCCTGTTGAAAAACGTCCAGTTGTGTGTCCGTGGATGTGCCCATCCCTACAAATTTAAAATCTGATGGGGTGAAGCTCAGTGGGGCTGCTTTGGATACATTCTCATAGCTCTACTTTGGATTTGTAAGCCCAAATATCTACCTGGGGGTGATGAGATTCTGTTTTGGTCT
This genomic window contains:
- the puraa gene encoding purine-rich element binding protein Aa, which codes for MADRDSGSEQGGAATGPGFGSMHLATGGAGSATGLQHETQELASKRVDIQNKRFYLDVKQNAKGRFLKIAEVGAGGNKSRLTLSMSVAVEFRDYLGDFIEHYAQLGPSNPGLVQDEPRRALKSEFLVRENRKYYMDLKENQRGRFLRIRQTVNRGPGLGSTQGQTIALPAQGLIEFRDALAKLIDDYGVEDEPAELPEGSSLTVDNKRFFFDVGSNKYGVFMRVSEVKPTYRNSITVPYKVWSKFGNTFSKYADEMKKIQEKQREKRASELQQQEEMQADDGDED